One window of the Eucalyptus grandis isolate ANBG69807.140 chromosome 8, ASM1654582v1, whole genome shotgun sequence genome contains the following:
- the LOC104414760 gene encoding serine/threonine-protein phosphatase 5, whose protein sequence is MAESEAAAGSAGAAEASLKDKGNEFFKAGNYLKAAALYTQAIKQDPQNPALYSNRAAAFLHLVKLSKALADAETTITLNPQWEKGYFRKGCVLESMERYDEALAAFETAMRYNPQSSEVTKKIKRLNQLVRDKKRDQEVENLRSNVQMAKHLEPLKSELSGKYGQKEGWEEVLSFVIETLETAVKSWHDTSKVDPRVYFLLDKEKTDTEKYAPVVNIDKAFESPHTHSSCFPFLRQYSEDSFSKAACVVAPKSIISYPQVWKGQGSRKWKHGQNDGFFVQFECPSTRKLWFIPSSTERGKTLCRDPVELDVSAHELLPRLFRGKHSSSEK, encoded by the exons ATGGCAGAATCGGAGGCGGCCGCCGGATCTGCGGGGGCAGCGGAGGCGTCCCTGAAAGACAAGGGCAACGAGTTCTTCAAAGCCGGGAATTACCTCAAAGCGGCAGCTCTCTACACTCAGGCCATCAAGCAGGATCCTCAGAACCCCGCTCTGTACAG CAACCGAGCTGCTGCCTTTCTGCATTTGGTCAAGCTCAGCAAAGCACTAGCCGATGCTGAGACAACGATCACATTGAATCCTCAGTGGGAGAAG GGCTATTTCAGAAAAGGATGTGTATTGGAGTCAATGGAACGGTATGACGAG GCCTTAGCTGCCTTCGAGACTGCCATGCGATATAATCCACAAAGCTCAGAAGTAACAAAGAAGATTAAGAGGTTGAACCAGTTGGTCAGAGATAAGAAGCGGGATCAGGAGGTTGAGAATTTGAGATCCAATGTTCAGATGGCGAAGCACTTGGAACCACTAAAGTCTGAACTG TCTGGGAAGTATGGCCAGAAAGAAGGATGGGAAGAAGTACTGTCATTTGTCATTGAGACATTGGAAACAGCAGTTAAATCTTGGCATGACACTTCTAAGGTTGACCCTAGAGTTTATTTCCTCCTTGATAAAGAAAAGACAGACACTGAGAAATATGCTCCTGTTGTTAATATTGATAAG GCATTTGAATCACCTCATACCCACAGCAGTTGTTTTCCATTTCTTAGACAATATTCTGAGGATTCATTCTCCAAAGCAGCTTGCGTAGTTGCTCCCAAAAGCATTATTTCTTACCCCCAG GTCTGGAAAGGCCAAGGTTCAAGGAAGTGGAAACATGGGCAAAATGATGGGTTCTTTGTCCAATTTGAATGTCCATCCACTCGGAAATTATGGTTTATTCCTAGTTCTACTGAAAGAGGGAAGACATTGTGCag